A stretch of the Balneola vulgaris DSM 17893 genome encodes the following:
- the thrS gene encoding threonine--tRNA ligase, protein MSEQHITITLPDQSKREYPKGTTGYQIAESISSGLARAALSITVNGDIIDLDHVINEDATIAINTWDTEDGKYTFWHSSAHILAEAIQELYPEAKFGIGPPIESGFYYDIDFGDKSITQDDLAQIEKKFIELARNKNTFDRREITQQEALEFYKDKGNEYKVDLIEGLEDGSITFYTQGSFTDLCRGPHIPNTGIVKAIKLTSLAGAYWRGDNNSKQLTRIYGISFPKQKMLEEHLAMVEEAKKRDHRKLGKELGIYMIDKMIGSGLPVWLPKGTRLRRTLEQFLRDEQFERGYQEVITPHIGSLELYKTSGHYPYYKDSQYDPIEVDDEEYMLKPMNCPHHHRIYSNEMRSYRDLPLRLAEFGTVYRYEQSGELSGLSRVRGFTQDDAHIYCTHDQLKQEIKHTIDLTNYVFDTFGMPVDIRLSFRDENDEKYGGEMEYWERAQSEIQEVADEMGLDYTIAPGEASFYGPKIDFIIRDAIGRKWQLGTVQVDYVMPERFDLTYVGSDNDKHRPVIIHRAPFGSMERFTSILIEHFAGNFPLWLSPEQIRVLPISDDQNEYAQKCVEAFKEKGVRITLDDRSEQIGGKIRDAETDKVPYMLIVGAKEQEAGTVSVRRHRKGDIGTFTFSDFLSDTLKEIEQKRLPED, encoded by the coding sequence ATGTCTGAACAACATATTACTATCACCCTTCCCGACCAATCAAAGCGTGAATACCCAAAAGGTACCACGGGGTATCAAATTGCAGAATCTATATCGTCAGGACTAGCGAGAGCCGCACTTAGCATTACCGTTAATGGCGATATTATTGATCTAGATCATGTTATTAATGAAGACGCAACGATCGCTATCAATACATGGGATACGGAAGATGGTAAATATACTTTCTGGCATTCTTCAGCACATATTTTAGCTGAAGCCATTCAAGAACTTTATCCGGAAGCAAAGTTTGGCATTGGTCCTCCTATCGAAAGTGGGTTCTACTACGATATTGATTTTGGTGACAAGAGTATCACTCAAGATGATCTAGCTCAAATTGAAAAGAAATTTATTGAACTAGCTAGAAATAAAAATACGTTCGACCGAAGAGAAATTACGCAGCAAGAAGCTCTAGAATTCTACAAAGATAAAGGCAATGAGTATAAGGTTGACTTGATTGAAGGTTTAGAAGACGGGTCAATTACTTTCTATACTCAAGGTTCATTTACTGATTTATGTAGAGGTCCTCACATCCCTAATACGGGCATTGTGAAAGCCATTAAGCTAACTAGTTTAGCCGGTGCTTATTGGAGAGGCGATAATAACAGCAAGCAGCTAACTCGTATTTACGGGATTTCTTTCCCTAAACAAAAGATGTTAGAAGAACACCTAGCCATGGTTGAAGAGGCTAAGAAGCGCGACCATAGAAAACTAGGGAAAGAGCTTGGCATCTATATGATCGATAAGATGATTGGTAGTGGTTTGCCCGTTTGGTTACCAAAAGGAACAAGACTACGCCGAACTCTAGAACAATTTCTAAGAGACGAACAATTCGAGCGTGGTTATCAAGAAGTAATCACCCCACATATTGGAAGTTTAGAGCTTTATAAAACTTCAGGGCATTACCCGTATTACAAAGACTCTCAATACGATCCTATTGAAGTAGATGACGAAGAGTACATGTTGAAGCCGATGAACTGTCCTCACCATCACCGTATTTATTCGAATGAAATGCGTAGTTATAGAGACCTACCGCTACGTTTAGCTGAGTTTGGCACGGTATACCGCTATGAGCAGTCGGGTGAATTAAGTGGCTTATCCCGTGTAAGAGGTTTCACTCAAGATGATGCTCATATTTACTGTACTCACGATCAATTGAAGCAAGAAATTAAACACACCATTGACCTAACCAATTACGTGTTCGACACATTTGGTATGCCTGTCGACATTCGTCTTTCTTTCCGTGATGAAAATGACGAAAAATACGGTGGAGAAATGGAATACTGGGAACGCGCACAAAGTGAGATTCAAGAAGTTGCCGATGAAATGGGATTAGATTATACCATTGCTCCAGGCGAAGCTAGTTTCTACGGACCTAAAATTGATTTTATAATTCGAGATGCTATTGGCCGTAAATGGCAACTAGGTACCGTTCAAGTAGATTATGTAATGCCAGAACGATTCGATCTTACTTATGTGGGATCTGATAATGACAAGCATCGCCCGGTTATTATACACCGTGCTCCATTTGGATCAATGGAAAGATTCACGAGTATCTTGATTGAACATTTTGCTGGAAACTTCCCATTATGGCTCTCTCCGGAACAAATTCGTGTGCTTCCAATATCAGATGATCAGAACGAATATGCACAGAAATGTGTAGAAGCTTTTAAAGAAAAAGGTGTTCGAATAACCCTTGATGACCGTAGCGAGCAGATTGGCGGTAAGATTAGAGATGCCGAAACTGACAAAGTGCCGTACATGCTTATAGTAGGTGCTAAGGAACAAGAAGCTGGCACGGTTTCTGTACGAAGACATCGTAAAGGAGATATTGGAACTTTCACTTTTTCTGATTTTCTTTCTGATACGTTGAAAGAGATTGAACAAAAAAGACTTCCTGAAGATTAA
- a CDS encoding PAS domain S-box protein codes for MGISFFESQPMFVCDQLTLKILCANEAAVSKLGYNLKELVGRPLTLLGKQIVLTEDQVEDSTIISNETWEIKTKDKQLLYFQYSSHLIKHLGQPAKVVVAHDITDIIREKEVNKVPFSYPIGFHDFPLAELEWDMSLKILRWSKKSSELFGYTQEEILHNQYVLKDILKPDFELLVKSIEKDSTYSNRNTRTIRLRNRNKHGDIVECEWYNSYLHDKNGKISSIYSVIKDVTVVRAALRKYEQTMGSFRDLYNSISDAIYLLNFEGTIIDANTGTEEVFGYSRSEMLGQDIRFLGAGGKFSEEKVRKYLIRAQKGESIKYEGWGKKKNGEVFPTEVLINAGSFLDEEVLIVVERDISERLLSHEVLKHRESLFSNLFHSSPIGIALLNNHHEIDRINDSFANIFGYKEEEIKGLELDKLIVPDDGIDDATELSNSKTAKVYTGKRKTKDGSIIDVIVCAVPVIVDNRVIAVYGIYVDITDRKDAEEKLKRNLREKEVLLAEIHHRVKNNLAVITGLLELQSLTVDNSSAQTVLKDSQMRVNSIAMVHELLYQSEDFSQVSIQNYLRELSKVISLSLMNRTVPIDIAFDLDEVELEITQAIPCGLLLNEILTNSYKHAFQGKNEGQIWVSFKKVGEDLVYSIRDNGIGLPSNEEEKKRKSLGMTLIRTLGKQLHAETEIRSENGVLFEFRFKKKVIQPRVEV; via the coding sequence ATGGGTATATCTTTTTTTGAGTCGCAACCAATGTTTGTTTGCGACCAATTAACACTAAAGATATTGTGTGCAAATGAAGCTGCAGTATCTAAATTAGGGTACAATTTAAAAGAATTAGTGGGACGTCCACTTACGCTACTGGGAAAGCAAATTGTTCTAACTGAAGATCAAGTAGAGGATAGCACAATTATTTCAAATGAAACCTGGGAGATTAAAACTAAAGATAAGCAGTTACTTTATTTTCAGTATTCATCGCATCTAATCAAGCATTTGGGCCAACCCGCTAAAGTTGTGGTTGCTCATGATATCACTGATATCATCCGAGAAAAGGAAGTAAATAAAGTGCCTTTCTCGTACCCAATAGGGTTTCATGATTTCCCACTTGCCGAGTTAGAATGGGATATGAGCCTCAAGATACTACGTTGGTCTAAAAAATCATCCGAACTATTTGGGTACACTCAAGAAGAAATACTCCACAATCAATACGTACTCAAGGATATTCTTAAACCAGATTTCGAATTACTGGTTAAAAGTATAGAAAAGGATTCAACCTATTCGAATCGAAACACTAGAACTATTCGATTAAGGAATCGCAATAAGCATGGGGATATCGTCGAATGTGAATGGTATAACTCCTATTTACACGACAAAAATGGAAAAATTTCTTCCATTTATTCAGTGATCAAGGATGTGACGGTTGTGCGGGCAGCTCTGCGGAAATATGAGCAGACCATGGGAAGTTTTCGTGATCTCTATAATTCTATTAGCGACGCTATTTATTTGCTGAATTTCGAAGGTACTATCATCGATGCTAATACCGGAACGGAGGAAGTGTTTGGGTATTCTAGGTCGGAGATGCTTGGCCAGGATATTCGTTTCCTAGGTGCAGGGGGTAAGTTTTCAGAGGAAAAAGTTCGAAAGTATTTAATTAGAGCCCAAAAAGGTGAATCCATCAAGTATGAAGGATGGGGTAAGAAAAAGAATGGAGAGGTATTCCCAACAGAAGTTCTTATAAATGCGGGTTCGTTTTTAGATGAAGAGGTATTGATTGTAGTGGAACGGGATATCTCTGAACGGCTGCTCTCTCATGAAGTTTTAAAACATCGAGAAAGTTTATTTAGCAATCTATTTCATTCTAGTCCAATTGGTATAGCATTACTGAATAACCACCATGAAATTGATCGCATTAATGATAGCTTTGCGAATATTTTTGGGTATAAGGAAGAGGAAATTAAAGGACTGGAATTAGATAAGCTCATTGTGCCTGATGATGGGATCGATGATGCCACAGAGTTATCTAACAGCAAAACGGCAAAGGTATACACTGGAAAACGAAAGACTAAAGATGGCTCTATTATCGATGTAATTGTATGTGCTGTTCCTGTAATAGTAGATAATAGAGTAATAGCCGTTTATGGTATCTATGTAGATATAACCGATCGGAAAGATGCTGAGGAAAAACTAAAGCGAAATCTTCGGGAGAAAGAAGTATTACTTGCTGAGATCCATCATAGAGTAAAAAATAACTTGGCAGTAATTACAGGCTTGTTAGAATTACAATCGCTTACGGTAGATAATTCAAGTGCTCAAACGGTGCTTAAAGACAGTCAGATGAGAGTGAACTCAATTGCAATGGTGCATGAGCTGTTGTATCAAAGTGAAGATTTCTCTCAAGTATCTATTCAGAACTACTTACGTGAATTAAGTAAGGTTATTTCATTATCACTAATGAATCGTACTGTCCCGATCGATATCGCCTTTGATTTAGATGAGGTTGAATTGGAGATCACCCAAGCTATACCATGTGGACTACTTTTAAATGAAATTTTGACCAATAGTTATAAGCACGCATTTCAAGGTAAGAACGAAGGTCAAATTTGGGTGAGTTTTAAGAAAGTTGGAGAGGACTTGGTCTATTCAATTCGTGATAATGGAATTGGGTTGCCTTCGAATGAAGAAGAGAAGAAGCGGAAATCACTAGGTATGACGTTAATCAGAACCTTGGGTAAACAGCTTCATGCTGAAACAGAAATTCGAAGTGAAAATGGAGTACTTTTCGAATTTAGGTTTAAAAAAAAAGTGATTCAGCCAAGGGTTGAGGTCTAA
- the nusB gene encoding transcription antitermination factor NusB: MINRRHVRETVLQALYAYKQSGDSVQYITDTIIKEQAGGEKEARRFAEKLFFTTLESENELDEIIKKHIKNWDIERLALIDTLVLRMSLCEFLNFEEIPTKVTINEAIEIVKKFSTAKSSRFVNGILDASLEELNREGKISKKGRGLIDHSVNK, from the coding sequence ATGATCAACCGCAGACACGTAAGAGAAACTGTTCTACAAGCGCTATACGCATATAAGCAAAGTGGCGATAGCGTACAGTATATCACAGACACTATCATCAAAGAGCAAGCAGGCGGTGAGAAAGAAGCACGTCGTTTTGCTGAGAAACTATTTTTTACCACGCTCGAATCTGAGAACGAGCTTGACGAAATCATCAAAAAACATATCAAAAACTGGGACATTGAACGATTAGCACTCATCGATACGCTCGTGCTACGTATGTCGCTTTGTGAATTTTTGAATTTCGAAGAAATACCAACCAAAGTAACCATTAACGAGGCTATTGAAATCGTTAAGAAATTTTCGACGGCCAAATCTAGCAGATTTGTTAATGGTATTTTAGATGCATCCTTAGAGGAATTAAATAGGGAAGGCAAAATATCTAAAAAAGGCCGAGGTCTGATCGACCATTCCGTGAATAAATAG
- the ychF gene encoding redox-regulated ATPase YchF codes for MSLKCGIVGLPNVGKSTLFNALSNAGAESANFPFCTIDPNVGLVSVPDERLTNLANLAQSASVIPATIEFVDIAGLVKGAAEGKGKGNAFLSHIREVDLIIHVVRCFDDDDIIHVEGGVDPERDIAIIEEELILKDLESVEKRVDTLKKQSKSGDKAFKAQLAVAERLREHLENGNSARLFEANEDEKEAYKDLMLLSSKQVLYACNVGETELDSGNDYVETVKKIAAQHDDEVVMFCAKIEAEIAELDAEEKEMFLEELGLTSAGLDRLINSAYKELGLITYFTVGPKEARAWTIRKGTKAPQAAGVIHTDFERGFIRAETIAYNDFAELKSEKAAKEAGKMRQEGKEYVVADGDVMLFRFNV; via the coding sequence ATGAGTTTAAAGTGTGGCATCGTAGGTTTACCAAATGTGGGTAAATCAACATTATTTAATGCATTAAGTAACGCAGGCGCTGAGTCTGCCAATTTCCCATTTTGTACAATCGATCCGAATGTAGGTTTGGTTTCTGTACCTGATGAGAGATTAACAAATCTTGCCAACCTAGCTCAATCAGCTAGTGTAATTCCTGCAACCATAGAGTTTGTTGATATCGCTGGCTTGGTAAAAGGAGCAGCAGAAGGAAAAGGAAAGGGAAATGCCTTTTTATCTCACATTCGTGAAGTGGATTTAATCATTCACGTAGTTCGTTGTTTTGATGATGATGACATCATTCATGTTGAAGGTGGAGTAGATCCAGAACGTGATATTGCAATCATCGAAGAAGAGCTGATTTTAAAAGATCTAGAGAGTGTTGAAAAGCGTGTAGATACGTTAAAGAAGCAATCTAAAAGCGGTGATAAAGCCTTTAAAGCGCAATTAGCGGTAGCTGAACGATTACGCGAGCATTTAGAAAATGGAAACTCAGCACGATTGTTTGAAGCAAACGAAGATGAAAAAGAAGCATACAAAGACCTTATGCTATTGTCATCTAAGCAGGTGCTTTATGCTTGCAATGTTGGTGAAACAGAATTGGATTCTGGGAATGATTATGTTGAGACGGTTAAAAAAATTGCAGCTCAGCATGATGACGAAGTGGTAATGTTTTGTGCTAAAATTGAAGCAGAAATTGCTGAACTAGATGCGGAAGAAAAAGAGATGTTTCTAGAAGAACTTGGATTAACAAGTGCTGGACTAGATCGCTTGATTAACTCTGCTTATAAAGAATTGGGCTTAATTACCTATTTCACTGTAGGGCCAAAAGAAGCTAGAGCTTGGACTATTAGAAAAGGAACTAAAGCTCCTCAGGCTGCAGGAGTAATCCACACCGACTTCGAAAGAGGCTTTATCCGCGCAGAGACTATAGCGTATAATGACTTTGCTGAACTTAAATCAGAAAAAGCAGCTAAAGAAGCGGGCAAAATGCGTCAAGAAGGTAAAGAGTATGTAGTTGCCGATGGTGATGTGATGCTTTTTAGATTTAATGTTTAA
- the galE gene encoding UDP-glucose 4-epimerase GalE — translation MTILVTGGAGYIGSHTVLELLSIGHQVIVVDNLSNSSQESLHRVASITGKSPVFYEVDILNKEKLDAIFQNHDIDSVIHFAGYKAVGESVQKPMMYYQNNIDSTLILCETMKKHGVTNIVFSSSATVYGDPETVPITEESRLSATNPYGRTKLFIEYILRDLYVSDNTWNIALLRYFNPVGAHKSGLIGEDPNDIPNNLMPFVSQVAVGKLEQLSVFGNDYPTPDGTGVRDYIHVVDLAIGHLKAIEKLEEDPGLVIYNLGTGKGTSVLDMVQAFEKASGKKVPYKIAPRRPGDIATCYADPAKAEKELKWKAERGIEEMCNDAWKWQSENPNGYNS, via the coding sequence ATGACAATACTCGTAACAGGTGGGGCTGGATATATAGGAAGCCACACCGTTCTTGAACTTTTATCAATTGGCCACCAAGTTATTGTAGTTGATAACCTTTCTAATAGTAGTCAAGAATCCTTACACAGAGTTGCATCAATTACAGGTAAATCGCCCGTTTTCTACGAAGTTGATATACTAAATAAAGAAAAGCTAGATGCCATTTTTCAAAATCACGATATCGATTCCGTTATTCATTTTGCTGGATACAAAGCCGTAGGCGAATCGGTTCAAAAACCTATGATGTATTATCAGAATAATATTGATAGTACACTTATTCTTTGTGAAACAATGAAAAAGCATGGTGTAACAAACATCGTTTTTAGTTCATCAGCTACTGTTTACGGGGATCCTGAAACGGTACCAATTACTGAAGAATCTCGCCTTTCTGCCACGAATCCATATGGAAGAACTAAGTTATTCATTGAGTACATACTCCGAGATTTATATGTATCGGATAACACTTGGAATATTGCATTGCTACGCTATTTCAACCCCGTAGGTGCACATAAAAGTGGTTTAATTGGCGAAGACCCGAATGATATCCCTAACAATTTAATGCCATTTGTTAGCCAAGTTGCTGTAGGAAAATTAGAGCAGCTTTCTGTATTCGGGAATGATTACCCTACCCCTGACGGAACAGGTGTTAGAGATTACATCCACGTAGTAGATTTGGCCATTGGTCATCTAAAAGCCATTGAGAAATTAGAAGAAGATCCGGGATTAGTAATTTACAACTTAGGTACAGGCAAAGGCACAAGCGTTTTGGATATGGTACAAGCTTTTGAAAAAGCTTCTGGTAAAAAAGTGCCTTACAAAATTGCTCCTAGAAGACCTGGTGACATTGCAACTTGCTATGCAGATCCTGCCAAAGCTGAAAAAGAATTAAAATGGAAAGCTGAGCGAGGCATTGAAGAGATGTGTAACGATGCCTGGAAATGGCAATCTGAGAACCCAAACGGGTATAACAGTTAA
- a CDS encoding taurine dioxygenase, translated as MSTLVDFTSLNEMLYGDDRYIKEFAEAAIISFNEFNESYKTHLTARDEENFRKAGHKIKPVAQMLSLQVIIDEYESGKALIWDKKSDKEIQESVKKIDKLCTQVLMELDNIVTAD; from the coding sequence GTGAGTACTCTAGTTGATTTTACCTCTTTAAATGAAATGCTTTACGGCGATGATAGATATATCAAAGAATTTGCCGAAGCGGCTATCATTTCATTCAATGAATTTAATGAGAGTTATAAAACTCACTTAACAGCTCGTGATGAAGAGAACTTTCGGAAAGCTGGGCATAAGATTAAACCTGTTGCTCAAATGTTGAGTCTGCAAGTTATCATAGATGAATACGAAAGCGGTAAAGCTTTAATCTGGGATAAGAAAAGTGATAAAGAGATACAGGAGTCTGTTAAAAAAATAGACAAGTTATGTACTCAAGTGCTCATGGAATTAGACAATATCGTAACGGCTGATTAA
- a CDS encoding acyl-CoA thioesterase translates to MRFFSRKLIKPQDLNAHGTLFGGAVLSWIDEEAAIFVLCQLGKGNIVTKYMSEINFVNSAPLGEVIEIGMETVKFGRTSITVKCEVRTKFEKKTIITIDEIVFVHVDEFGKPTPHFIDQAVNN, encoded by the coding sequence ATGAGATTCTTCAGCCGCAAATTAATCAAGCCTCAAGATTTAAATGCCCATGGCACCCTTTTTGGTGGTGCGGTATTAAGCTGGATTGATGAAGAGGCTGCAATATTTGTGCTTTGCCAGCTCGGTAAAGGAAATATTGTTACTAAATATATGTCAGAGATTAATTTTGTTAACTCAGCCCCTTTAGGTGAAGTTATTGAAATTGGTATGGAAACTGTTAAATTCGGGCGGACATCAATTACAGTTAAATGTGAAGTTCGAACGAAATTCGAAAAGAAAACCATTATCACTATAGACGAGATCGTATTCGTTCATGTAGATGAGTTTGGTAAACCTACCCCTCACTTCATTGACCAAGCTGTTAACAATTAA
- a CDS encoding ParA family protein — translation MRTIALTNQKGGVGKTTSTINIGAGLAKLGKKVLLIDLDPQANLTYSLRMHSNRMEKNIYHALKGQVKLQEAVIKHNGFDFIPSSLELSGAELELANEPARESLLRNTLETLKEGEYDYVLIDCPPNLGLLTLNAFTAVEDIFIVLQSEYLALHGLSKLLDLIKIVQQRLNDKLAVGGIICTLYDNRKNLNKEVVGHIKDYFGDKVFKTIIRDNVALAEAPSHHKTIFEYDGNSNGAKDYFALAKEIKNGH, via the coding sequence ATGAGAACCATCGCTTTAACAAATCAGAAGGGCGGCGTAGGCAAAACTACTTCCACTATTAATATTGGAGCAGGTTTAGCAAAGCTTGGAAAAAAAGTTTTATTAATAGACTTGGACCCACAAGCTAATTTAACCTACTCACTTCGAATGCATTCGAATAGAATGGAAAAGAATATCTATCATGCATTAAAGGGACAAGTGAAATTACAAGAAGCGGTTATCAAGCATAATGGGTTCGATTTTATTCCATCCTCGCTTGAATTATCTGGGGCTGAGTTAGAATTAGCAAATGAACCAGCAAGAGAAAGCTTATTACGTAATACTTTAGAGACGCTTAAAGAAGGTGAATACGATTATGTATTGATTGATTGCCCGCCAAACTTAGGCCTATTAACTCTGAATGCATTCACGGCAGTAGAGGATATTTTTATCGTTTTGCAGTCAGAATATCTAGCACTTCATGGTTTATCGAAATTGCTAGATTTGATTAAAATTGTTCAGCAACGATTGAACGATAAACTCGCAGTAGGCGGAATCATCTGTACGCTTTACGATAATCGTAAAAACCTGAACAAGGAAGTTGTAGGGCATATCAAAGATTATTTTGGAGATAAAGTATTTAAGACCATTATTAGAGATAATGTAGCTTTAGCTGAAGCCCCAAGTCATCACAAAACAATTTTTGAATACGACGGCAACAGTAATGGTGCAAAAGATTACTTCGCTTTAGCAAAGGAAATTAAGAACGGCCATTAA